A portion of the Mesobacillus sp. AQ2 genome contains these proteins:
- a CDS encoding glycoside hydrolase family 18 protein: MQIHVVQQGQTLTQIAQLYGSSVADITEANELPNPNNLVVGQAMVIPIVGSFYFVQPGDSLWSISRRFGTTPQELARINAISVNQALSVGFRLYIPQQPKSNAEFNAYVEPRGNTVAPALETAAREAAPYLTYLAPFSFQALRDGTLKEPLLNNFPAIAKANNNILMMVITNQENDQFSDELGRIVLNDMAIQDKFLNNIVATAKKYGFRDIHFDFEFLRPADREAYNTFLRKARDRFKQEGWFISTALAPKTSAAQTGAWYTAHDYKKHGEIVDFVVIMTYEWGYSGGPAQAVSPIGPVREVLEYAASEMPSQKIMMGQNLYGYDWTLPFVQGSIARAVSPQQAIQIAADNNVAIQYNTESQAPTFRYTASDGKQHEVWFEDARSIQAKFDLIKELNLRGMSYWKLGLSFPQNWLLIQENFNVVKR, from the coding sequence ATGCAAATCCATGTGGTTCAGCAAGGACAGACGTTGACACAGATTGCTCAATTATACGGGTCGTCTGTTGCGGATATAACCGAGGCAAATGAACTGCCTAACCCAAATAATCTAGTCGTTGGCCAGGCGATGGTCATTCCGATTGTCGGAAGTTTCTATTTTGTCCAGCCAGGAGACAGCTTGTGGTCCATTTCCCGAAGGTTCGGAACCACACCCCAGGAGCTTGCCCGGATCAATGCAATTTCGGTGAACCAGGCGCTCTCAGTTGGTTTCCGGCTTTATATACCGCAACAGCCAAAATCAAATGCCGAATTCAATGCGTATGTAGAACCGCGCGGAAATACAGTTGCCCCTGCTCTGGAAACGGCGGCACGGGAAGCTGCTCCTTATTTGACATATCTTGCTCCATTCAGTTTCCAGGCCCTTCGTGACGGTACTTTGAAGGAGCCTCTATTGAACAATTTCCCGGCCATCGCCAAGGCAAACAATAATATATTGATGATGGTCATAACTAACCAGGAAAATGACCAGTTCAGTGATGAGCTTGGGCGTATCGTACTGAATGATATGGCCATTCAGGATAAATTCCTGAACAATATCGTTGCTACCGCTAAAAAATATGGCTTCCGCGATATCCATTTTGATTTTGAATTCCTGCGTCCAGCAGACCGTGAAGCCTATAACACTTTCCTGCGAAAAGCCCGGGATCGGTTCAAACAGGAGGGCTGGTTCATTTCCACTGCATTAGCTCCTAAAACGAGCGCTGCCCAGACTGGTGCCTGGTATACTGCTCACGACTATAAAAAACATGGGGAAATAGTCGATTTCGTCGTCATCATGACCTATGAATGGGGTTATAGCGGCGGACCTGCCCAGGCAGTATCCCCGATTGGCCCTGTCCGTGAGGTGCTGGAGTATGCCGCGAGTGAAATGCCTTCACAAAAAATCATGATGGGCCAGAACCTTTATGGATACGATTGGACTCTGCCATTTGTCCAGGGATCGATCGCCCGCGCCGTCAGTCCGCAGCAGGCCATCCAGATCGCAGCAGATAATAACGTCGCGATCCAATACAACACAGAGTCTCAGGCACCGACATTCCGATATACGGCATCTGACGGAAAACAGCATGAAGTCTGGTTTGAGGATGCGCGTTCCATCCAGGCAAAATTCGACCTGATCAAGGAACTGAACCTGAGAGGCATGAGTTATTGGAAGCTCGGCCTTTCCTTTCCGCAAAACTGGCTGCTCATCCAGGAAAATTTCAACGTAGTGAAAAGATAA
- the pdxS gene encoding pyridoxal 5'-phosphate synthase lyase subunit PdxS — translation MRTGTDRVKRGMAEMQKGGVIMDVVNAEQAKIAEEAGAVAVMALERVPSDIRAAGGVARMADPRIVEEVMGAVTIPVMAKARIGHIVEARVLEAMGVDYIDESEVLTPADEEYHLNKRDYTVPFVCGCRDLGEAARRIGEGASMLRTKGEPGTGNIVEAVRHIRKVNAQVRKVVAMDIDELMTEAKLLGAPYELLLEIKELGRLPVVNFAAGGVATPADAALMMQLGADGVFVGSGIFKSDNPAKFAKAIVEATTHYQDYELIANISKGLGIPMKGMEISSLAPEARMQDRGW, via the coding sequence ATGAGGACAGGTACTGATCGTGTTAAACGTGGTATGGCAGAAATGCAAAAGGGCGGCGTCATTATGGATGTTGTCAATGCCGAGCAGGCAAAGATTGCTGAAGAAGCAGGTGCGGTTGCCGTAATGGCACTTGAGCGTGTTCCTTCAGATATCCGTGCAGCTGGCGGTGTAGCAAGAATGGCTGACCCGAGAATCGTTGAAGAAGTGATGGGTGCTGTCACGATTCCCGTTATGGCAAAAGCAAGGATTGGACATATTGTAGAAGCACGTGTGCTAGAAGCAATGGGCGTTGATTATATCGATGAAAGTGAAGTTTTGACTCCGGCAGATGAGGAGTACCACCTGAATAAAAGAGATTACACAGTTCCGTTCGTCTGCGGATGCCGCGATCTTGGCGAAGCAGCCAGAAGGATTGGCGAGGGAGCATCCATGCTTCGTACAAAGGGTGAGCCAGGCACTGGAAACATCGTTGAAGCTGTTCGCCATATCCGCAAGGTGAACGCACAGGTTCGCAAAGTAGTCGCAATGGATATTGATGAGCTTATGACAGAAGCTAAGCTTCTTGGAGCGCCATATGAGCTTCTTCTTGAAATCAAGGAGCTTGGACGTCTCCCGGTCGTCAACTTTGCAGCAGGAGGCGTAGCAACGCCCGCAGACGCAGCATTGATGATGCAGCTTGGTGCTGATGGAGTATTTGTTGGATCTGGTATCTTCAAATCTGATAATCCAGCGAAGTTTGCAAAGGCAATTGTCGAAGCAACGACACATTATCAGGATTATGAATTGATTGCGAACATTTCGAAAGGCCTTGGCATCCCGATGAAGGGCATGGAGATTTCATCATTGGCCCCTGAAGCCCGCATGCAGGATCGCGGCTGGTAA
- a CDS encoding YaaC family protein, with amino-acid sequence MSLPYKDWNSYTLFFSAEYSQDFLKKCYRKINLEQPDLKSFENCYPFMYYLEHGKLYYEQAEKSPLAIQPILLFYGLVHLIKACILTVEPDYPETTSVLAHGVSTRKRKKQQYRFLDDEVKFQKNGLFSLMAEKMFHMKQLEGEKATMGDVMERIPELSAIYASLRGKQNFEKLQSEQDSLYSLPMSILDHFHMTENRFKEFFQLKSSIPISFKGKNNGDLKFEANLDTSAEPIPLKFNLEEKQYVLPLNKGEFLMFPELLLHYLLLYNLGMIARYETEWWSELIKMMPNEDYPLIQTFLQSTIKKGPYLIYQYLMHK; translated from the coding sequence GTGTCTTTGCCTTATAAAGATTGGAATAGCTATACACTCTTCTTTTCAGCCGAATATTCACAAGATTTTCTGAAAAAATGCTACCGGAAAATCAATCTCGAGCAGCCTGACCTGAAGAGCTTTGAAAACTGCTATCCCTTTATGTATTATCTCGAACATGGGAAGCTTTATTATGAACAGGCAGAAAAATCGCCGCTGGCCATCCAGCCCATTTTGCTTTTCTATGGACTTGTCCATCTTATCAAAGCATGCATCCTGACAGTTGAACCAGATTACCCTGAGACGACTTCCGTCCTTGCCCACGGTGTTTCGACAAGAAAGCGTAAAAAGCAACAATATCGATTCTTGGATGATGAGGTGAAATTCCAAAAGAATGGCCTATTTTCGCTTATGGCTGAAAAGATGTTCCACATGAAACAATTGGAAGGAGAAAAAGCAACAATGGGTGACGTAATGGAACGGATTCCTGAACTCTCTGCCATCTATGCATCACTTAGAGGGAAGCAAAATTTTGAAAAGCTGCAATCGGAACAGGATTCACTTTACTCCCTGCCTATGTCCATATTGGATCACTTCCATATGACTGAAAATCGTTTCAAGGAATTCTTTCAACTTAAGTCATCCATTCCCATATCTTTCAAAGGAAAAAATAACGGCGATCTAAAGTTCGAGGCTAATCTTGATACCTCGGCTGAACCCATTCCGTTAAAATTCAACCTGGAGGAAAAACAATACGTCCTCCCACTCAATAAAGGAGAATTTTTAATGTTTCCGGAACTCCTTTTGCATTATTTATTGCTATATAATCTTGGAATGATAGCCCGGTACGAAACAGAATGGTGGAGTGAGTTGATTAAAATGATGCCCAATGAAGACTATCCATTGATTCAGACATTTTTACAATCAACAATTAAAAAGGGGCCTTACTTAATTTACCAGTATCTTATGCACAAGTGA
- a CDS encoding HD-GYP domain-containing protein, translating into MRVLVDNLKEGCILTEDVLSKTNRPIMSKKTVLSEHLIDILKVFLVKEVEVEKTLVNGLPCTAPSTGKDKNLSLKSDRTERTFVELFLQAKQEFKKEFISWQSGMQIDIAKLRSIIVPLIEQTDMSSSDIFNLHHYSTKTEYLYDHPLAVGVISAFIAKKLNYSKGEVTQIALAGCLSDCGMAKISPSILNKNTTLTVEEFEEIKKHPTFSYQMVRNSPLLKDATKIAILHHHERMDGSGYPFGEKASRIHPFAKILAVADSFHAMTSERIYKPKHSPFKVLEMINEELFGEFDITALKALSSAIMNYSVGTKIRLSDGQGAEIIFVEEKNPARPLVKLLESDQILALEKNRYLHIEEIIQ; encoded by the coding sequence TTGCGCGTATTAGTAGACAACCTAAAAGAGGGCTGTATCCTTACTGAAGATGTTCTAAGTAAAACGAATAGACCCATCATGAGCAAGAAAACAGTCTTATCAGAGCATCTAATCGATATTCTGAAAGTCTTTCTGGTCAAGGAAGTAGAAGTAGAGAAAACGCTGGTGAATGGTTTGCCATGCACAGCCCCTTCGACTGGAAAAGATAAGAATCTTTCATTGAAATCCGACAGGACCGAACGTACTTTTGTTGAGTTGTTTTTACAGGCCAAGCAGGAGTTCAAGAAAGAATTCATTTCCTGGCAATCAGGAATGCAGATTGATATTGCCAAACTAAGGTCGATCATTGTCCCGCTAATTGAGCAAACTGACATGAGTTCGTCGGATATATTCAACCTTCATCATTATTCTACCAAGACTGAATATCTCTATGACCATCCATTGGCGGTAGGGGTTATCAGTGCTTTCATCGCAAAAAAATTAAATTACAGCAAAGGGGAAGTGACCCAAATTGCGCTTGCTGGATGTCTTTCTGATTGCGGCATGGCAAAAATCAGCCCGAGCATCCTCAACAAAAATACAACTTTAACGGTTGAGGAATTCGAGGAAATCAAAAAACATCCAACATTTAGCTACCAGATGGTCAGGAACAGCCCATTGCTGAAGGATGCTACGAAGATTGCCATTCTTCATCATCATGAAAGAATGGACGGAAGCGGCTATCCATTTGGCGAAAAGGCAAGCAGGATCCATCCATTTGCAAAAATCCTTGCGGTGGCCGATTCATTCCACGCAATGACCTCCGAAAGGATCTACAAACCAAAGCACTCGCCATTCAAAGTGCTGGAAATGATCAATGAGGAGTTATTCGGAGAGTTTGATATAACGGCATTGAAGGCATTAAGTTCAGCGATTATGAATTATTCCGTAGGCACCAAAATCCGTCTATCGGATGGCCAGGGTGCAGAAATCATTTTTGTAGAGGAAAAGAATCCGGCAAGGCCGTTGGTGAAATTGCTGGAGTCGGATCAGATCCTTGCTCTGGAGAAGAACAGATACTTGCATATCGAGGAAATCATCCAATAA
- the pdxT gene encoding pyridoxal 5'-phosphate synthase glutaminase subunit PdxT has translation MVKIGVLGLQGAVREHIWAIEASGAEGVVVKRPGQLEEIDGLIIPGGESTAIRRLIDKYGFMDELKKFAADGKPMFGTCAGLILLSNDLVGYDEPHIGVMDVKVERNSFGRQRESFEADIDISGVADNFSAVFIRAPHIVEAGENVEVLAKHNDRIVAARDGQFLGCSFHPELTDDFRLMNYFVKMVEESKSKNFA, from the coding sequence ATGGTGAAAATCGGAGTACTAGGCCTTCAAGGGGCTGTCCGTGAGCATATATGGGCAATCGAGGCTTCTGGGGCAGAGGGCGTAGTTGTTAAACGTCCCGGTCAGCTGGAAGAGATAGACGGATTGATCATTCCAGGCGGAGAAAGCACGGCCATTCGCCGTCTGATTGATAAGTATGGATTCATGGACGAGTTGAAAAAATTCGCTGCAGATGGCAAGCCAATGTTCGGGACCTGCGCAGGATTGATCTTGCTGTCGAACGACCTGGTTGGCTATGATGAACCGCATATCGGTGTCATGGATGTGAAAGTGGAACGCAACTCGTTCGGGCGCCAGCGTGAGAGTTTTGAAGCAGATATCGATATTTCCGGAGTGGCTGACAATTTTTCCGCCGTATTCATCCGGGCTCCTCATATCGTGGAAGCGGGTGAGAATGTCGAAGTGCTTGCAAAGCATAATGACAGGATTGTCGCTGCCCGTGATGGTCAATTCCTCGGCTGTTCCTTCCATCCGGAATTGACAGATGATTTTCGGCTCATGAATTACTTTGTTAAAATGGTAGAAGAGTCTAAGAGTAAAAATTTTGCATAA
- a CDS encoding serine hydrolase: MFSGFSMEAEAAEGQLGIDAEAAMLVDAETGRVLYEKNSDVVLGVASMSKMMTEYMVLEAVKEGKLKWDQKVKINEYVHKLSAAPGLSNVGLTQGEDYTVKELYEAMAIHSGNAATVALAEVLSGTEKNHVEKMNKKAAELGLKDYKFVNSSGLNNKDLLGQHPAGNPDEENVMSARSMAKLAYRLLKDYPEVLETASMPALKFRDGREYKNFNWMLPGLIYQYEGVDGLKTGSTDFAGYGFTATAMKNGQRVISVVMKADSKDSRFAETRKILDFAFSNFTEEELVKKNYQVKGKKTLPVTKGKEDSVKIQSKKAISMVIRNGEKDQYKPVLVLDKKKLNKDGELTAPIKKGEQVGYMTVKNTQDEKISFLTEDGQKEIQVPVVAAESVEKANWFVLTMRGIGGFFGDLFGGVADTVKGWF; encoded by the coding sequence ATGTTTTCAGGATTTTCAATGGAAGCTGAAGCAGCAGAGGGTCAACTCGGCATTGATGCCGAAGCAGCTATGCTGGTAGATGCGGAAACTGGAAGAGTATTATATGAGAAAAATTCCGATGTTGTCCTTGGTGTGGCTTCCATGTCCAAGATGATGACAGAATATATGGTTCTTGAAGCGGTCAAAGAAGGAAAGCTGAAGTGGGATCAGAAGGTCAAGATCAATGAGTATGTCCACAAGCTGTCAGCTGCACCTGGCCTTTCAAATGTTGGCTTGACCCAAGGTGAAGATTATACGGTAAAAGAATTATATGAAGCGATGGCGATCCATTCCGGAAATGCAGCAACGGTTGCACTTGCTGAGGTTCTTTCTGGAACTGAGAAAAACCATGTTGAAAAAATGAACAAAAAAGCAGCCGAGTTAGGCTTGAAGGATTATAAATTCGTCAACTCCTCAGGCTTGAACAATAAGGATCTTTTAGGCCAGCATCCTGCAGGCAATCCTGATGAAGAAAATGTCATGTCTGCACGTTCAATGGCCAAGCTTGCCTACCGACTATTGAAGGATTACCCAGAGGTTTTGGAAACAGCAAGTATGCCTGCATTGAAATTCCGTGATGGCCGTGAGTACAAGAACTTTAACTGGATGCTTCCAGGCCTTATTTATCAATACGAGGGTGTCGATGGCCTGAAGACGGGTTCTACTGATTTTGCTGGCTATGGTTTTACTGCTACTGCGATGAAGAATGGCCAGAGAGTCATCTCTGTTGTGATGAAGGCGGACTCTAAGGACAGCCGTTTTGCTGAGACTCGTAAAATCCTTGATTTTGCTTTCAGTAATTTTACAGAAGAAGAGCTTGTGAAAAAGAATTATCAGGTGAAAGGCAAGAAAACTCTTCCGGTAACGAAGGGCAAGGAAGACAGCGTGAAGATCCAGTCAAAAAAGGCGATCTCCATGGTAATCAGAAATGGCGAAAAAGATCAATATAAGCCAGTGCTCGTTCTGGATAAAAAGAAGCTTAACAAAGATGGTGAGCTGACTGCTCCAATCAAAAAAGGCGAACAAGTCGGCTATATGACTGTTAAGAATACCCAAGATGAAAAGATCAGCTTCCTGACTGAAGATGGCCAAAAAGAAATTCAGGTTCCAGTCGTTGCTGCTGAAAGCGTGGAAAAAGCAAACTGGTTCGTGCTTACAATGCGTGGAATCGGCGGGTTCTTTGGAGACCTGTTTGGCGGCGTTGCTGATACGGTAAAAGGTTGGTTTTAA
- a CDS encoding isochorismatase family cysteine hydrolase, with the protein MPKTALLIIDMINDFNFDAGEALAKNTENIIDPILNLKKSFNERDMPVIYINDHYNLWQADFEKIMDYCSNETSEDIIKKIAPEKNKDYFLIKPKHSAFYGTALHTLLQQLKVDTLVLSGIAGNICVLFTANDAYMREYNLIIPEDFIASNDDKDNQYALTMMKNVLSADTRPSKELDL; encoded by the coding sequence ATGCCAAAGACTGCCCTGTTGATCATCGATATGATCAATGACTTTAATTTTGATGCAGGGGAAGCCCTCGCTAAAAATACAGAAAACATCATCGATCCGATTTTAAATTTAAAGAAATCTTTCAATGAAAGGGATATGCCCGTCATCTATATTAATGACCATTATAATCTATGGCAGGCTGATTTTGAAAAAATCATGGATTATTGCTCGAATGAAACGAGCGAGGACATCATTAAAAAAATCGCTCCTGAAAAGAACAAGGACTATTTCCTGATCAAGCCGAAGCACTCCGCTTTTTATGGAACCGCACTGCATACTTTGCTTCAGCAGCTAAAGGTTGATACCCTTGTCCTTTCGGGGATCGCCGGGAACATTTGCGTTCTTTTCACCGCGAATGATGCGTATATGCGTGAATACAATCTCATCATACCAGAGGACTTCATTGCCTCTAATGATGATAAGGACAACCAATACGCGCTGACCATGATGAAAAATGTCCTGTCAGCCGATACAAGACCTTCTAAGGAGCTTGATTTATAA
- a CDS encoding deoxynucleoside kinase, translating to MEGTPFITVEGPIGIGKTSLARAISERFQFALLKEIVDENPFLGKFYDNIEEWSFQTEMFFLCNRYKQLGDINEHYLSQDKPVVADYHIMKNLIFAQRTLNEQEYKKYLDIYQILTKDMPKPNVIIYLNASLDTLLKRIKMRGREVEKNISPLYLEQLSLDYEQAMLQFEQDHPEIPVLRFSGDDLDFVKHEEDLQLIIDQLTASLRKRSVQP from the coding sequence GTGGAAGGAACACCTTTTATAACGGTTGAAGGACCGATTGGGATCGGCAAAACGTCACTGGCTAGAGCCATTTCCGAACGATTCCAATTTGCACTTTTAAAAGAAATTGTCGATGAAAATCCATTTTTGGGGAAGTTTTACGATAACATCGAAGAATGGAGTTTCCAGACAGAAATGTTTTTCCTCTGCAATCGATATAAGCAGCTTGGAGATATTAATGAACATTACCTCAGCCAGGACAAGCCTGTCGTAGCTGATTATCATATCATGAAAAACCTCATTTTCGCCCAGCGCACATTGAATGAGCAGGAATACAAAAAATACTTAGATATTTATCAAATCCTGACAAAAGATATGCCTAAGCCTAATGTCATCATTTATCTTAATGCAAGCCTCGATACATTGCTGAAGCGCATCAAGATGCGCGGCCGCGAAGTCGAAAAAAACATCAGTCCATTATATCTAGAGCAATTATCTCTTGATTATGAACAAGCAATGCTTCAATTTGAGCAAGACCATCCAGAAATCCCAGTCCTCCGTTTCAGCGGCGATGATCTGGATTTTGTCAAGCATGAAGAAGATCTTCAGCTGATCATTGACCAGCTAACCGCATCATTAAGAAAAAGGAGCGTACAACCATGA
- the serS gene encoding serine--tRNA ligase: MLDVKYLRANFEEVKQKLQHRGEDLTDFGKFEDLDVKRRELILEAEQLKSRRNEVSQQVAQLKREKQDADHLIAEMREVGDKIKVLDDQLREVEEELEALMLSIPNIPHESVPVGETEDDNVEIRKWGEVRDFEFEAKPHWEIADHLKILDFERAGKVTGSRFVFYKGLGARLERALMSFMLDLHVDEHGYKEILPPYMVNRASMTGTGQLPKFEEDAFRIESEDYFLIPTAEVPVTNMHRDEILSGEELPVNYAAYSACFRSEAGSAGRDTRGLIRQHQFNKVELVKFVKPEDSYDELEKLTGHAEKVLQLLGLPYRVLSMCSADLGFTAAKKYDIEVWIPSYGTYREISSCSNFESFQARRANIRFRREPKAKPEHVHTLNGSGLAIGRTVAAILENYQQADGSVIIPEALRPYMGNREVIAPE; encoded by the coding sequence GTGTTAGACGTAAAGTATTTAAGGGCGAATTTTGAAGAAGTAAAACAGAAGCTTCAGCACCGTGGCGAAGACTTGACTGATTTTGGAAAGTTTGAGGACCTGGATGTCAAGCGCAGGGAATTGATCCTTGAAGCTGAACAGCTGAAGAGCAGGAGGAATGAAGTATCCCAGCAGGTTGCGCAGCTTAAGCGTGAAAAGCAGGATGCAGACCACCTGATTGCGGAAATGCGTGAAGTAGGCGACAAAATCAAGGTGCTGGATGATCAATTGCGTGAGGTCGAGGAAGAGCTCGAGGCATTGATGCTTAGCATTCCGAATATCCCGCATGAAAGTGTTCCAGTTGGCGAAACAGAAGACGATAACGTGGAAATTCGCAAATGGGGCGAAGTCCGTGACTTTGAATTTGAAGCTAAGCCGCACTGGGAAATCGCAGACCATCTGAAAATCCTTGATTTTGAACGTGCAGGAAAAGTAACAGGCAGCCGTTTTGTCTTTTACAAAGGCTTAGGCGCACGCCTTGAGCGCGCATTGATGAGCTTCATGCTTGACCTGCATGTGGATGAGCATGGCTACAAGGAAATCCTTCCTCCGTACATGGTCAACCGCGCAAGCATGACAGGAACAGGACAGCTGCCTAAGTTTGAAGAGGATGCATTCCGCATCGAGAGCGAAGATTACTTCCTGATCCCGACAGCCGAGGTGCCTGTCACGAATATGCACCGTGACGAGATCCTGAGCGGTGAAGAGCTGCCAGTCAATTATGCAGCATACAGTGCATGTTTCCGTTCTGAGGCAGGATCCGCCGGACGAGATACACGCGGTTTGATCCGCCAGCATCAGTTCAACAAAGTGGAGTTGGTGAAGTTTGTTAAGCCTGAAGACTCTTATGACGAGCTGGAAAAGCTGACTGGACACGCCGAAAAGGTGCTTCAGCTGTTAGGCCTGCCATACCGCGTTTTGAGCATGTGCTCTGCTGACCTCGGCTTTACTGCTGCTAAGAAGTATGATATCGAAGTCTGGATTCCAAGCTACGGCACGTATAGGGAAATCTCTTCTTGCAGTAACTTTGAAAGCTTCCAGGCAAGACGTGCGAATATCCGGTTCCGCCGCGAGCCTAAGGCAAAGCCTGAACATGTGCATACCTTGAACGGATCCGGCCTTGCGATTGGCCGTACAGTTGCCGCGATTCTCGAGAACTACCAGCAGGCTGATGGAAGTGTCATCATTCCAGAAGCACTGCGTCCATACATGGGCAATAGGGAAGTTATTGCTCCTGAATAA
- a CDS encoding deoxynucleoside kinase, which yields MNLRTKYDIPANAVITIAGTVGVGKSTMTNALADALRFRTSFEKVDTNPYLDKFYADFERWSFHLQIYFLAERFKEQKRIFEYGGGFIQDRSIYEDTGIFAKMHYEKGTMSPVDYETYKSLFDAMVMTPYFPHPDLLIYLEGSIDDILERIKLRGRPMEQQTPISYWEEMHARYENWINNFNACPVLRLNINDYDLFNNPESIEPIVEKIAAHIKQTQLLKK from the coding sequence ATGAATTTAAGAACAAAATATGACATCCCGGCTAATGCCGTCATCACGATTGCCGGTACAGTTGGAGTCGGCAAATCTACCATGACGAATGCATTGGCGGATGCCCTAAGGTTCCGTACATCCTTTGAAAAGGTAGATACAAATCCTTACCTTGATAAGTTTTATGCTGATTTTGAACGATGGAGCTTCCACCTGCAAATTTACTTCCTGGCTGAGCGTTTCAAGGAACAAAAAAGAATTTTTGAATACGGCGGCGGTTTTATCCAGGATCGTTCGATTTATGAAGATACAGGCATTTTTGCAAAAATGCATTATGAAAAAGGCACAATGTCCCCGGTGGACTACGAAACATACAAGAGCCTTTTCGACGCAATGGTCATGACTCCGTATTTCCCGCATCCTGACCTGCTGATCTATCTGGAAGGTTCAATCGACGACATTCTTGAGCGCATCAAGCTAAGAGGACGTCCCATGGAACAGCAGACACCGATCAGTTATTGGGAAGAAATGCATGCCCGCTATGAGAACTGGATCAATAACTTTAACGCTTGCCCTGTCCTGCGCTTGAATATCAATGATTACGATTTGTTTAACAATCCGGAATCCATTGAACCAATTGTGGAGAAAATCGCGGCACATATCAAACAAACTCAATTATTGAAAAAGTAA
- the guaB gene encoding IMP dehydrogenase: MWESKFVKEGLTFDDVLLVPAKSEVLPKDVSLKVSLTETLGLNIPIISAGMDTVTEAELAISIARQGGLGIIHKNMSIEAQADQVDKVKRSESGVITDPFFLTPEHQVYDAEHLMGKYRISGVPIVNNKEEQKLVGIITNRDMRFIQDYSIKIEEVMTKTNLVTASVGTTLQEAEQILQRHKIEKLPLVNDEGVLKGLITIKDIEKVIEFPNSSKDNKGRLLCGAAVGVTADTMKRVEMLVKSHVDVIVVDTAHGHSKGVIETVKQIREAYPELNIIAGNVATAEATKDLIEAGADIVKVGIGPGSICTTRVVAGVGVPQITAVYDCATEARKHGKAIIADGGIKYSGDIVKALAAGGHAVMLGSLLAGVTESPGETEIYQGRRFKVYRGMGSVAAMEKGSKDRYFQEDNKKFVPEGIEGRIPYKGPLTDTIYQLIGGIRSGMGYCGTANLQELRENAQFVRMTGAGLRESHPHDVQITKEAPNYSMS; this comes from the coding sequence ATGTGGGAAAGTAAGTTTGTAAAAGAAGGATTAACGTTTGATGATGTACTGTTGGTGCCAGCTAAATCGGAGGTTTTGCCAAAGGATGTCAGCCTCAAGGTCAGCCTGACAGAGACTCTGGGATTGAATATTCCGATTATCAGTGCCGGCATGGATACAGTAACAGAAGCTGAATTGGCGATTTCCATCGCAAGGCAGGGGGGTCTGGGCATCATACATAAAAACATGTCCATTGAAGCCCAGGCAGATCAGGTTGATAAGGTAAAGCGCTCTGAAAGTGGTGTCATCACTGATCCTTTCTTTTTAACCCCAGAGCATCAAGTATATGATGCTGAACATCTGATGGGGAAATATCGCATTTCTGGTGTTCCGATTGTCAATAACAAAGAAGAGCAAAAACTTGTTGGAATCATTACGAATCGTGATATGCGTTTTATCCAGGATTACTCCATTAAAATTGAGGAAGTCATGACTAAAACGAATCTGGTGACTGCTTCTGTAGGTACAACCCTTCAGGAAGCAGAACAAATCCTTCAGCGCCATAAGATTGAAAAACTCCCACTAGTAAATGACGAAGGTGTTTTGAAAGGCCTCATCACCATTAAGGATATCGAAAAAGTGATTGAGTTCCCGAATTCTTCGAAGGATAACAAAGGCCGATTATTATGCGGAGCCGCAGTCGGGGTAACAGCCGATACGATGAAGCGTGTTGAGATGCTGGTGAAATCACATGTGGATGTCATTGTTGTTGATACAGCGCATGGGCATTCGAAGGGTGTAATTGAAACAGTAAAACAAATCCGTGAAGCCTACCCAGAACTTAATATCATCGCAGGAAATGTCGCGACAGCAGAAGCGACAAAAGATCTGATTGAGGCTGGGGCAGATATCGTGAAGGTTGGCATTGGACCTGGTTCGATCTGTACTACGCGAGTCGTTGCCGGTGTAGGTGTGCCGCAAATTACAGCTGTGTATGATTGTGCGACAGAAGCACGCAAGCATGGCAAGGCTATCATTGCCGATGGAGGCATCAAATACTCCGGAGATATCGTGAAAGCACTAGCCGCCGGAGGGCATGCAGTCATGCTTGGAAGCTTGCTGGCTGGTGTCACTGAGAGTCCAGGTGAAACTGAAATCTACCAGGGAAGACGCTTCAAAGTGTACCGTGGTATGGGTTCAGTTGCTGCGATGGAAAAAGGATCGAAGGATCGTTACTTCCAGGAAGACAACAAGAAGTTTGTTCCAGAGGGCATTGAAGGAAGAATTCCTTACAAAGGACCCCTTACAGACACAATTTATCAGCTGATCGGCGGCATCCGTTCGGGCATGGGATACTGCGGAACGGCAAACCTTCAAGAATTAAGGGAAAATGCTCAATTCGTAAGAATGACGGGTGCAGGTTTGAGAGAGAGCCACCCGCATGACGTCCAGATCACGAAGGAAGCTCCAAACTATTCCATGTCATAA